One genomic window of Solanum dulcamara chromosome 10, daSolDulc1.2, whole genome shotgun sequence includes the following:
- the LOC129871255 gene encoding alpha-xylosidase 1-like: MFFCSFLSPSPLTCLLILILCIVGVDFVSTTQTKIGQGYKLISIEKSLDGGLIGHLQVKEKNNIYGPDIPLLQLYVKHETDDRLRIHITDTEEQRWEVPYNLLQRKTPPSLKQNVDKSRKNLFSSVAESEYPGSELIFSYKNDPFSFCVKRKSNGQTLFNSSSDDSDSYNNLVFKDQYLEISTKLPKNASLYGLGENTQPHGIKIYPNDPYTLYTTDQPAINLNMDLYGSHPMYMDLRNVNGVANAHVVLLLNSNGMDVFYKGDSLTYKVIGGVLDFYFFSGPTPLDVVDQYTSFIGRPAPMPYWSFGFHQCRWGYHNLSVIEDVVENYNKAKIPLDVIWNDDDHMDGKKDFTLNPVNYPRPNLLAFLEKIHARGMKYIVIVDPGIGVNNTYGVYQRGIANDVFIKYEGKPYLAQVWPGAVNFPDFLNPKTVEWWGDEIRRFHELVPVDGLWIDMNEVSNFCSGLCTIPQGRICPNGTGPGWICCLDCKNITNTRWDDPPYKINASGMQAPVGYKTIATSAVHYNGVGEYDAHSIYGFSQSIATHKALQGLEGKRPFILSRSTFVGSGHYAAHWTGDNRGTWDDLRYSISTVLNFGLFGVPMVGADICGFYPAPTEELCNRWIEVGAFYPFSRDHANYYSPRQELYQWESVAESARNALGMRYKLLPYFYTLNYEAHTTGAPIARPLFFSFPNLPEVYDVSTQFLVGSKVMVSPVLDQGKTEVKALFPPGTWYNLFDMTQAIVTKELHYITLDAPLNVVNVHLYQNAIIPMQRGGMISKEARMTPFTLIVTFPSEMNDIEAKGNLFLDDDELPEMKLGNGHSTYIDFHATASNGTVKLWSEIQESKFALDKGWFIEKVIVLGINGTDGTFEINVDGQTIEDTSKVKYRTEKHKYIDNLHDEEDKRKSMMMDIHGLELPLGKNFVMSWKM; this comes from the exons ATGTTTTTCTGTTCCTTCTTATCACCTTCTCCCCTTACGTGTTTACTAATCTTGATTCTATGTATAGTTGGTGTTGATTTTGTCTCCACAACACAAACTAAGATTGGCCAAGGTTACAAGTTGATCTCCATTGAAAAATCACTAGATGGAGGCCTTATAGGTCACCTCCAAGTCAAGGAGAAGAACAATATTTATGGGCCAGATATTCCTCTTTTGCAACTCTATGTTAA ACATGAGACAGATGATCGTTTGAGGATTCATATAACTGATACAGAAGAGCAGAGGTGGGAGGTTCCTTATAACTTATTACAAAGAAAAACACCCCCATCATTGAAACAAAATGTTGATAAATCAAGAAAGAACCTTTTTTCATCAGTAGCGGAGTCAGAATATCCAGGAAGTGAGTTAATATTCAGTTACAAAAATGACCCTTTTAGTTTTTGTGTGAAAAGAAAATCAAACGGACAGACCCTTTTCAATTCAAGCTCTGATGATTCAGACTCATATAACAATTTGGTTTTTAaagaccaatatcttgaaaTATCAACAAAATTGCCCAAAAATGCTTCTTTATATGGTCTAGGTGAAAACACACAACCCCATGGAATTAAAATTTACCCAAATGACCCTTACACTTTGTACACAACTGATCAACCAGCTATTAATTTGAATATGGATTTGTATGGATCACACCCTATGTATATGGATTTGAGGAATGTGAATGGAGTGGCAAATGCTCATGTAGTTTTGTTGCTAAATAGCAATGGGATGGATGTGTTTTACAAGGGAGATTCTTTAACATACAAAGTGATTGGGGGTGTTTTGGACTTTTACTTCTTTTCTGGTCCCACACCTCTTGATGTTGTTGATCAGTATACTTCATTCATAGGCAGGCCTGCTCCAATGCCTTATTGGTCTTTTG GATTCCATCAATGCAGATGGGGTTACCACAATTTATCAGTAATTGAAGATGTTGTTGAGAACTACAACAAAGCCAAAATCCCTCTTGATGTTATCTGGAATGATGATGATCACATGGATGGTAAAAAGGATTTCACTCTCAATCCTGTCAATTACCCTCGTCCGAATTTGCTAGCATTCTTGGAGAAAATTCATGCCCGAGGCATGAAGTACATTGTCATCGTTGATCCTGGAATCGGCGTTAACAACACTTATGGTGTTTACCAAAGAGGTATAGCCAATGATGTCTTCATCAAATATGAAGGCAAGCCTTATTTAGCTCAAGTCTGGCCTGGTGCTGTCAATTTCCCCGATTTTCTCAATCCCAAGACTGTTGAGTGGTGGGGTGATGAAATCAGGAGGTTCCACGAACTTGTGCCTGTTGATGGACTCTGGATTGACATGAATGAAGTTTCCAACTTTTGTTCAGGTTTGTGTACAATCCCTCAAGGAAGAATATGTCCTAATGGCACCGGTCCCGGGTGGATATGCTGCCTGGATTGCAAAAACATAACGAATACTAGATGGGATGATCCGCCTTATAAGATTAATGCTAGTGGAATGCAAGCACCAGTTGGTTACAAGACCATAGCGACTAGCGCGGTTCATTATAATGGAGTTGGGGAATATGATGCTCATAGCATTTACGGGTTTTCTCAGTCCATTGCTACTCACAAGGCTCTTCAAGGACTCGAGGGCAAGCGTCCTTTTATATTGTCTCGTTCCACATTTGTTGGTTCGGGACATTATGCTGCACATTGGACAGGGGATAACAGAGGAACTTGGGATGATTTGAGATATTCAATATCTACAGTGTTGAATTTTGGCTTATTTGGTGTTCCTATGGTTGGTGCAGATATATGTGGATTCTATCCTGCACCTACAGAGGAGCTTTGTAACCGTTGGATTGAAGTTGGCGCGTTCTATCCTTTCTCAAGGGATCACGCGAACTACTATTCCCCAAGGCAAGAACTTTACCAATGGGAGAGCGTGGCTGAATCTGCGCGAAATGCATTAGGAATGAGATATAAGTTACTACCATATTTCTACACTTTGAACTACGAGGCACATACTACTGGTGCGCCAATTGCTCGTcccctcttcttctctttcccAAATCTACCAGAGGTTTACGACGTGAGCACACAATTTTTGGTAGGAAGCAAGGTCATGGTCTCGCCGGTGTTAGATCAGGGGAAAACAGAGGTGAAAGCTCTGTTTCCCCCGGGGACATGGTACAATTTATTCGATATGACACAAGCAATTGTCACAAAAGAGCTACATTACATCACATTAGACGCGCCTCTAAATGTGGTCAATGTACATTTGTACCAAAACGCCATAATACCAATGCAGCGCGGTGGAATGATATCAAAAGAAGCAAGAATGACACCTTTTACCCTCATAGTGACCTTCCCATCGGAGATGAATGACATAGAAGCTAAAGGAAATCTTTTCCTCGACGATGATGAGCTTCCAGAGATGAAGTTAGGAAACGGGCACTCAACGTATATCGATTTCCATGCAACAGCAAGTAATGGAACAGTGAAGTTGTGGTCAGAAATTCAAGAAAGCAAGTTTGCATTGGATAAGGGATGGTTCATTGAGAAGGTTATAGTTTTAGGCATCAATGGCACTGATGGAACTTTTGAAATAAACGTCGATGGACAAACGATCGAAGATACTTCAAAAGTGAAGTATAGAACAGAAAAACACAAGTACATAGACAATTTGCATGATGAAGAAGATAAGAGAAAGAGTATGATGATGGACATTCATGGACTGGAATTGCCATTAGGGAAGAATTTTGTTATGTCCTGGAAAATGTGA
- the LOC129871214 gene encoding ethylene-responsive transcription factor ERF119-like, producing the protein MLKPMSSKLENLGRNMKNKVDTNRLVRKIRIVCYDPDATDDSSDDEGIDDSRCKRFVREIKLQIGNSFNPLKSSETECSFQDSNNGEKKTKKEGLVKPLIQPRPAGGLLLKYKGVRQRKWGKWAAEIRDPFKGRRVWLGTYNTAVEASRAYELKRLEFENMAKNSSTNVSEESSGSMVSEHHNQSQNVASGVSEDYAESSVSHTSHTLSSEVLELDTLTSVSVSTSILGLNGLNDNEKANNVALEATVAEQEVPELTLMEETLSLARIGESMDLDMELESFLIGADDFNQQLDEFVVNDFEDPPVCVIEGDEQLSTGLPDFDDFDFDGYNESFSWMDDAPRTNGTPLNIACP; encoded by the coding sequence ATGCTTAAGCCTATGTCATCAAAACTTGAGAATCTTGGTAGAAACATGAAGAACAAAGTTGATACAAATAGATTAGTGAGAAAAATTAGGATTGTTTGTTATGATCCTGATGCTACTGATGATTCCTCGGACGATGAGGGGATCGATGATTCGAGGTGTAAGCGTTTCGTTAGAGAGATTAAGTTGCAGATTGGCAACTCTTTTAATCCTCTCAAATCCTCTGAAACTGAATGTTCATTTCAAGATAGCAACAATGGagagaaaaaaacaaagaaagaggGTTTAGTTAAACCCCTGATTCAACCAAGGCCAGCAGGGGGTTTATTATTGAAATACAAAGGTGTTCGTCAACGAAAATGGGGTAAATGGGCTGCCGAAATTCGTGATCCGTTTAAAGGTAGACGGGTCTGGTTGGGTACTTATAATACTGCTGTGGAAGCTTCTCGAGCTTATGAATTGAAACGTCTTGAATTTGAAAATATGGCGAAGAATAGTAGCACAAATGTGTCCGAGGAGAGTTCTGGTTCAATGGTCTCTGAGCACCATAATCAAAGCCAAAATGTTGCTAGTGGTGTCTCAGAGGACTATGCAGAAAGCTCGGTTTCGCATACTTCACACACCTTGTCATCAGAAGTTCTTGAATTGGACACCTTAACTTCTGTATCTGTGTCTACTTCCATTTTAGGACTTAATGGCCTAAACGATAATGAGAAGGCGAACAATGTTGCTTTGGAGGCTACTGTTGCTGAACAAGAAGTACCTGAGTTGACACTAATGGAGGAAACTCTATCCTTGGCTCGAATTGGTGAAAGTATGGACCTTGATATGGAGCTCGAGTCATTCCTCATTGGCGCTGATGATTTCAATCAGCAGTTAGATGAGTTTGTTGTCAATGATTTTGAGGACCCTCCGGTTTGTGTGATCGAGGGTGATGAGCAGTTGTCTACTGGTTTACCTGATTTTGATGACTTCGATTTCGATGGCTACAATGAATCCTTTTCATGGATGGATGATGCTCCACGGACGAATGGAACACCCCTCAATATAGCATGCCCATAA